In a single window of the Cucumis melo cultivar AY chromosome 11, USDA_Cmelo_AY_1.0, whole genome shotgun sequence genome:
- the LOC107991430 gene encoding protein NUCLEAR FUSION DEFECTIVE 6, mitochondrial-like isoform X1, with product MASIGARSAFRSFSGSARRAAAHIGSQPKPSSTSPFRMATNKPFSHCTFRCAPVMSFCLESMMPFHSVSSSALMTSMLSISRHSCGWLPEACIDDL from the exons ATGGCTTCAATTGGTGCTCGGTCTGCTTTCCGGTCATTCTCCGGTTCGGCACGCCGTGCTGCTGCTCACATCGGTTCTCAACCCAAGCCCTCATCAACCTCCCCCTTTCGCATGGCAACTAACAAACCCTTCTCTCATTGTACTTTCAG GTGTGCGCCTGTGATGAGCTTCTGTTTGGAGTCAATGATGCCATTTCACTCTGTGTCGTCCTCAGCTTTGATGACTTCAATGCTCTCTATCTCGCGCCACAGCTGCGGTTGGCTCCCCGAAG CATGCATTGACGATCTATGA
- the LOC107991430 gene encoding protein NUCLEAR FUSION DEFECTIVE 6, mitochondrial-like isoform X2, producing MASIGARSAFRSFSGSARRAAAHIGSQPKPSSTSPFRMATNKPFSHCTFRCAPVMSFCLESMMPFHSVSSSALMTSMLSISRHSCGWLPEGKDKTR from the exons ATGGCTTCAATTGGTGCTCGGTCTGCTTTCCGGTCATTCTCCGGTTCGGCACGCCGTGCTGCTGCTCACATCGGTTCTCAACCCAAGCCCTCATCAACCTCCCCCTTTCGCATGGCAACTAACAAACCCTTCTCTCATTGTACTTTCAG GTGTGCGCCTGTGATGAGCTTCTGTTTGGAGTCAATGATGCCATTTCACTCTGTGTCGTCCTCAGCTTTGATGACTTCAATGCTCTCTATCTCGCGCCACAGCTGCGGTTGGCTCCCCGAAG GCAAAGACAAGACTAGATGA